A single genomic interval of Puntigrus tetrazona isolate hp1 chromosome 1, ASM1883169v1, whole genome shotgun sequence harbors:
- the LOC122324192 gene encoding ly6/PLAUR domain-containing protein 1-like, which produces MRRCATLLMLALAAGVSAALQIQCYQCEDVQQDDCSSPEFIVNCTVNVQDMCQKEVLVMEDGIHYRKSCASSGACLIASSGYQQFCTGKLNSVCITCCNTALCNGPRHKRRAAAQACRTSVSCYTRLLLGLMQLYLCSH; this is translated from the exons ATGCGGCGGTGTGCGACTCTACTGATGCTCGCGCTGGCGGCGG gcgtGAGCGCAGCGCTGCAGATCCAGTGCTATCAGTGTGAAGATGTTCAGCAGGATGACTGCTCCTCTCCAGAGTTCATCGTCAACTGCACCGTCAACGTTCAGGACATGTGTCAGAAGGAAGTGCTAGTCATGGAGGACG ggattCACTACAGGAAGTCGTGTGCGTCGTCGGGGGCGTGTCTGATCGCGTCGTCTGGCTATCAGCAGTTCTGTACCGGAAAGCTGAACTCCGTCTGCATCACCTGCTGCAACACAGCGCTCTGCAACGGCCCCCGACACAAGAGAAGAGCGGCGGCACAGGCCTGCAGGACCTCCGTCAGCTGCTACACCCGCCTGCTGCTCGGACTCATGCAGCTCTACCTCTGCTCgcactga